A genomic region of Salinibacterium sp. NK8237 contains the following coding sequences:
- a CDS encoding copper resistance CopC family protein: MRTCARVVGGVALAALLVFALPQTAFAHDQIIGQAPNENEVLEVAPSEITLEFTGELMDITQLAMVVDADGTDWVSGPMQVTDRTAIQPLLPDLPEGSYQVRWRVVSSDGHPISGSFEFAVGQETPGATFGLEEETPEQPDTAASPSDNSTTSMSPLVVTSLIGAGSGIVLFAGVIAARWFWIRRKK, encoded by the coding sequence GTGCGTACATGTGCGCGCGTAGTCGGGGGAGTGGCTCTTGCTGCTCTGCTCGTATTCGCGCTGCCTCAGACGGCTTTTGCTCATGACCAAATCATTGGGCAAGCTCCGAATGAGAACGAAGTGCTTGAGGTTGCCCCGAGCGAGATCACTCTCGAATTTACGGGCGAGCTCATGGACATCACGCAACTTGCCATGGTGGTGGATGCCGACGGCACCGACTGGGTCAGTGGACCCATGCAGGTGACAGATCGCACCGCCATCCAGCCTCTGCTGCCTGACCTGCCGGAGGGCAGTTATCAGGTGCGGTGGCGTGTGGTGTCGAGCGATGGCCACCCGATTTCGGGCAGTTTCGAATTCGCGGTTGGTCAGGAGACGCCGGGGGCAACTTTCGGCTTGGAAGAAGAAACCCCTGAGCAGCCCGACACCGCAGCATCACCATCAGACAACTCGACAACGAGCATGAGTCCGCTCGTTGTCACCAGCCTCATCGGTGCCGGTAGCGGCATCGTCCTTTTTGCCGGAGTCATCGCAGCGCGATGGTTCTGGATTAGACGAAAGAAGTAA
- a CDS encoding copper chaperone PCu(A)C, which produces MIRTNKTFSLIAVLAAGALALSGCSTTASTDSDDTMESTAATLTTSDTWVKAIDSGMTAAFGMVENPTDHDITIVSATTSASDMTELHETLENESGDMVMQPIEGGFTIPAGGMLMLEPGGNHIMIMGVTDPILAGDDVTVTLTLDDGSTLEFTAPAKDYSGANENYEGDDEMDMDHGDMDHDDMEMDE; this is translated from the coding sequence ATGATCCGCACCAACAAGACCTTCAGCCTCATCGCCGTTCTCGCGGCAGGGGCACTTGCTCTCTCCGGATGCTCGACCACAGCATCCACCGACAGCGACGACACCATGGAGTCGACCGCCGCTACCCTCACGACGTCTGACACGTGGGTCAAGGCAATCGACAGCGGCATGACCGCCGCGTTCGGCATGGTTGAAAACCCCACCGATCACGACATCACGATCGTGTCGGCGACCACGAGTGCCTCAGACATGACGGAACTCCACGAGACGCTGGAGAACGAATCGGGTGACATGGTCATGCAGCCGATCGAGGGTGGCTTTACAATTCCGGCGGGCGGAATGCTCATGCTTGAGCCCGGCGGAAACCACATCATGATCATGGGCGTTACTGACCCGATTCTTGCGGGAGATGACGTCACTGTCACCCTCACGCTCGATGATGGCAGCACGCTCGAGTTCACGGCTCCGGCCAAGGACTACTCCGGCGCCAACGAGAACTACGAGGGCGACGACGAGATGGACATGGACCACGGCGACATGGACCACGATGACATGGAGATGGACGAATAA
- a CDS encoding PotD/PotF family extracellular solute-binding protein, with the protein MKSKPLPADPIIRELVRKAQSATMNRRALLTGAAAGATGLALSACSTGPDELTAAPDTSATDKLIRWDNWALYVDVDDAGNYPTIDAFEAQTGITVEYTEAVDDNNTYYAKVKDQLSLGQDIGADVVCLTDWMATRLIRFGYAQKLDRSKMPNVDNLLPSLQNVDFDPGRELSIPWQGGFAGICWNKELLPGGIESVEDLWKAELKGRVGVLSEMRDTMGLIMLAQGVDIAGDWGDDEFNAAIDEFSKQVADGQIRNIKGNSYKEDLVNGDTVAAIVWSGDIVQLNAENGDKWEFIVPDDGGTLWNDNFMVPIGSGAKSNVEEMINYYYDPEVAAEVAAYVNYITPVSGAQEAAAAIDPELADNKLIFPDDEMLSKAFVFRELDSSEEQKYNTAFQSVVLGAA; encoded by the coding sequence ATGAAGTCCAAGCCCTTACCTGCTGATCCGATCATCCGCGAGTTGGTCCGCAAGGCCCAGAGCGCCACTATGAATCGACGTGCGTTGCTGACCGGCGCCGCTGCAGGTGCGACAGGGCTCGCGCTCTCCGCTTGCTCGACCGGCCCCGATGAATTAACCGCAGCCCCAGACACCAGCGCCACCGACAAGCTCATCCGTTGGGATAACTGGGCGCTCTATGTCGACGTGGATGACGCGGGCAACTACCCCACGATCGACGCCTTCGAAGCTCAGACCGGCATCACGGTCGAATACACCGAAGCGGTTGACGACAACAACACCTACTACGCCAAGGTCAAAGACCAGCTCTCGCTCGGTCAAGACATCGGAGCAGACGTGGTCTGCCTTACCGACTGGATGGCCACTCGCCTCATCCGCTTTGGCTACGCCCAGAAGCTTGATCGCAGCAAGATGCCGAACGTAGACAACCTGTTGCCGTCGCTGCAAAACGTCGACTTTGACCCGGGTCGCGAGTTGAGCATCCCGTGGCAGGGCGGCTTCGCAGGCATTTGCTGGAATAAGGAACTGCTGCCCGGCGGAATCGAATCCGTTGAGGATCTCTGGAAAGCCGAGCTCAAGGGACGCGTCGGTGTGCTCTCGGAAATGCGCGACACCATGGGCCTCATCATGCTCGCCCAGGGCGTCGATATCGCTGGAGACTGGGGCGACGACGAGTTCAACGCAGCGATCGACGAGTTCTCGAAGCAAGTCGCCGATGGCCAGATTCGCAATATCAAAGGCAACTCGTACAAAGAGGACCTCGTCAACGGCGATACCGTGGCTGCAATTGTGTGGTCGGGCGACATCGTGCAGCTCAATGCCGAAAACGGAGACAAGTGGGAGTTCATCGTTCCCGACGATGGCGGAACTCTGTGGAACGACAACTTCATGGTGCCGATTGGCAGTGGAGCGAAGTCGAACGTGGAAGAGATGATCAACTACTACTACGACCCCGAGGTCGCTGCCGAGGTAGCCGCCTACGTGAACTACATCACCCCGGTCAGTGGAGCCCAAGAGGCCGCCGCTGCCATCGATCCTGAACTCGCCGACAACAAACTGATTTTCCCCGATGACGAGATGCTGTCGAAAGCATTCGTGTTCCGTGAGCTCGACAGCTCTGAAGAGCAGAAGTACAACACTGCTTTCCAGAGCGTCGTGCTCGGGGCAGCTTAA
- a CDS encoding sigma-70 family RNA polymerase sigma factor, which yields MLVLMSREADVGVTPEEPGVPATSPQDLLERVATGDQAAFSALYDQMAPRVFGLVKRLLRDHSQSEEVTQEIFLEIWQTATRFDSNRGAAVSWILTMAHRRTVDRVRASQSSRDRDVRIGIRDHNPDYDHVSETIEVRLEHERVEKAMSRLTELQRQAVSLAYYGGYSHSEVASMLKVPVGTVKTRLRDGMIRLRDEMGVAS from the coding sequence ATGCTTGTCCTTATGTCTCGTGAAGCTGATGTCGGCGTAACGCCCGAAGAACCCGGCGTGCCCGCCACAAGCCCGCAAGACCTACTCGAGCGTGTCGCCACTGGTGATCAAGCCGCATTTAGCGCGCTGTATGACCAGATGGCCCCCCGAGTTTTTGGACTCGTCAAGAGGCTCCTGCGTGACCATTCGCAGTCCGAAGAAGTGACGCAAGAAATCTTCTTAGAGATCTGGCAAACCGCAACCCGTTTCGACTCGAACCGGGGCGCCGCGGTCAGCTGGATTCTCACCATGGCTCACCGCCGAACTGTTGACCGTGTACGTGCATCACAGTCGTCTCGCGACCGTGACGTACGCATCGGCATCCGTGATCACAACCCGGACTACGATCACGTTTCAGAAACCATAGAAGTCCGACTCGAACACGAAAGGGTAGAGAAGGCCATGTCCCGACTGACTGAACTCCAGCGCCAAGCTGTTTCCCTTGCGTATTACGGCGGCTATAGCCACAGTGAGGTGGCGAGCATGCTCAAGGTTCCTGTCGGCACTGTCAAAACCCGACTACGTGATGGAATGATTCGCTTACGCGACGAAATGGGGGTGGCATCATGA
- a CDS encoding anti-sigma factor domain-containing protein, producing MNDRNDDFAAQSGAYALNALSPEEREAFEKHLASSSETRTETTELLDTAVALGLAVDPVTPPPALKNNLMALIAQTPQLPREANVVATSNDAGTADVASAPSAPVTSLAPQVSLAAADSAEQSSTAPAAPATRAQTKAQARWFTRPATALAAVAAAVALIVAGGVVADSIGRSNIEQSTFASQQADQLASINAASDSQRLVSTVAGGATATFVWSGELAASAVIVDGLEALPADQVYELWYIDEAGARPAGLMDAADDGPTWRVLDGEMGVGDVVGVTIEPKGGSDAPTTDPIVVFESA from the coding sequence ATGAACGACCGCAACGACGACTTCGCCGCCCAATCTGGCGCCTACGCCCTCAACGCGCTAAGCCCAGAAGAGCGCGAAGCCTTCGAGAAGCACCTGGCCTCGTCCAGCGAAACTCGCACCGAAACCACTGAACTCCTTGACACGGCAGTAGCACTCGGCCTGGCCGTTGACCCGGTTACGCCGCCGCCAGCGCTTAAGAACAACCTCATGGCGCTGATTGCGCAGACTCCGCAGTTGCCGCGTGAAGCCAACGTTGTTGCAACCAGCAACGACGCCGGCACTGCGGATGTCGCATCCGCCCCGTCTGCCCCGGTCACGTCTCTGGCGCCTCAGGTTTCGCTCGCGGCCGCCGACTCGGCCGAGCAGTCAAGCACCGCGCCTGCTGCCCCGGCAACTCGCGCTCAGACCAAGGCTCAGGCTCGCTGGTTTACGCGTCCGGCAACGGCGCTCGCGGCGGTAGCTGCTGCGGTTGCGCTCATTGTTGCGGGTGGGGTGGTGGCGGATTCGATCGGTCGCTCGAACATTGAGCAGTCCACTTTTGCGTCGCAGCAGGCCGACCAGCTTGCCTCGATCAATGCGGCGAGTGATTCGCAGCGACTGGTTTCTACTGTTGCTGGAGGAGCTACGGCTACTTTCGTGTGGTCGGGTGAGCTTGCAGCATCCGCGGTCATCGTTGATGGTCTTGAAGCGTTGCCGGCTGATCAGGTGTATGAACTGTGGTACATCGATGAGGCTGGTGCGCGACCGGCTGGCCTCATGGACGCCGCCGACGATGGCCCAACTTGGCGTGTCTTGGATGGCGAAATGGGCGTAGGCGATGTCGTCGGTGTCACGATCGAACCCAAGGGTGGCTCGGATGCGCCAACCACTGATCCCATCGTGGTCTTCGAGAGCGCGTAA
- the pstB gene encoding phosphate ABC transporter ATP-binding protein PstB — protein sequence MSKRIEVNDLNVYYSKFRAVEDVSLTIEPRTVTAFIGPSGCGKSTFLRTLNRMHEVIPGAYVEGEVLIDGNNLYAPGVDPVSVRRQVGMVFQRPNPFPTMSIRDNVLAGVKLNNSRITKNDADDLVEASLVGANLWQEVKDRLEKPGSGLSGGQQQRLCIARAIAVKPDVVLMDEPCSALDPISTLAIEDLIEELKQEYTIVIVTHNMQQASRVSDRTAFFNIAGTGQPGKLIEYDDTTTIFSNPSIQSTEDYVSGKFG from the coding sequence GTGTCTAAGCGCATCGAAGTTAATGACCTCAACGTCTACTACAGCAAGTTTCGCGCTGTAGAGGATGTCTCGCTCACTATTGAGCCCCGCACCGTAACCGCCTTCATCGGCCCATCCGGTTGTGGAAAATCGACGTTCCTCCGCACGCTCAACCGCATGCACGAGGTCATCCCCGGCGCCTACGTTGAGGGTGAAGTACTGATCGACGGCAACAACCTCTACGCCCCAGGCGTTGACCCCGTGAGCGTTCGCCGCCAAGTGGGAATGGTATTCCAGCGACCGAACCCGTTCCCCACGATGTCGATCCGTGACAACGTGCTCGCCGGCGTGAAGCTCAACAACAGCCGCATCACCAAGAACGACGCAGACGACCTCGTTGAGGCCTCCCTCGTGGGCGCAAACCTGTGGCAAGAAGTCAAGGATCGTCTCGAGAAGCCAGGATCGGGCCTCTCCGGTGGACAGCAGCAGCGACTCTGCATCGCCCGCGCCATTGCCGTCAAGCCTGACGTCGTGCTGATGGATGAGCCGTGCTCGGCCCTCGACCCCATCTCCACCCTCGCCATCGAAGACCTCATCGAGGAGCTCAAGCAGGAGTACACGATCGTGATCGTGACCCACAACATGCAGCAGGCATCGCGCGTCTCCGACCGCACCGCCTTCTTCAATATTGCGGGCACCGGTCAGCCGGGCAAGCTCATCGAATACGACGACACCACAACGATCTTCTCGAACCCCAGCATCCAGTCGACTGAAGACTACGTCTCGGGCAAGTTCGGCTAA
- a CDS encoding ABC transporter permease, translated as MAFAAFSTTAAPSSSDSIKKKSPVALLLLLPGILYLVLFFLAPLVSLLLTSFKVPAEFGDIGEFSYAFRWENYTDVISAYWPHILRSFGYAITATFFALIISYPLAYFIGVKARRWPLLQSLALVMVVAPFFISFLLRTLAWKQIFSDESFLVTSLKAMSLLAPDAHVTGTAFSVIFGLTYNFIPFMTLPLYTTLERLDVRYLEAGSDLYASPFHVFRKVTIPLSMPGIVAGTLLTFIPAAGDYINASREFLGGTGTQMMGNVIEANFLVLQNFPAGAALSIILMSAILVMVSIYVKKSGTEDLL; from the coding sequence ATGGCTTTCGCGGCTTTCTCTACGACAGCTGCTCCGTCTTCTTCTGACAGCATCAAGAAGAAGAGCCCGGTGGCGCTCCTGTTACTCCTGCCCGGCATCCTGTACCTCGTTCTCTTCTTTCTCGCTCCCCTGGTGTCGCTGCTGCTGACGTCGTTCAAAGTGCCGGCAGAGTTCGGAGACATTGGCGAGTTCAGTTACGCGTTCCGTTGGGAAAACTACACAGACGTCATCAGCGCGTACTGGCCCCACATCCTTCGCTCATTCGGCTACGCGATCACGGCCACGTTCTTTGCTCTGATCATTAGTTACCCGCTGGCGTATTTCATCGGAGTCAAAGCCCGTCGTTGGCCACTGCTGCAGAGCCTCGCCCTAGTGATGGTCGTCGCGCCGTTCTTCATCAGCTTTCTGCTGCGCACGCTGGCGTGGAAGCAGATCTTCTCGGATGAATCGTTCCTGGTGACCTCGCTCAAAGCAATGTCGTTGCTTGCCCCGGATGCCCACGTCACGGGAACCGCCTTCTCGGTAATCTTCGGGCTCACCTACAACTTCATCCCGTTCATGACGTTGCCGTTGTACACGACTCTGGAACGGCTCGACGTGCGCTACCTCGAAGCCGGCAGCGACCTTTATGCCAGCCCGTTCCACGTTTTCCGCAAGGTAACCATCCCGCTATCCATGCCGGGCATCGTGGCAGGAACCCTGCTCACGTTCATTCCTGCCGCGGGTGACTACATCAATGCGAGCCGAGAGTTTCTCGGTGGCACCGGAACCCAAATGATGGGCAATGTGATCGAGGCGAACTTTCTCGTGCTGCAAAACTTTCCGGCGGGAGCAGCTCTCTCCATCATTCTGATGTCGGCAATTCTCGTGATGGTGAGCATCTACGTGAAAAAGTCGGGAACGGAGGACCTGCTGTGA
- a CDS encoding ABC transporter ATP-binding protein translates to MTTDTFAESGADLELVGIHKRFPGFTAIEELNLTIPAGSFFALLGPSGCGKTTTLRLVAGLEAPTAGRILLGGTDVTNQKSFQRPVNTVFQSYALFPHMTVLENVAFGLRRRKMADPLGKAHEVLRLVELDHLASRRPQQLSGGQQQRVALARAIVNRPALLLLDEPLGALDLKLRRQMQLELKTIQEDVGLTFLHVTHDQEEAMTMADTIAVMNKGRIEQMGAPQELYELPRTSFVANFLGQSNLFTGPVVSTTSAGVAVDVAGHKIVVPTTRAHRTTGEITIGVRPEKLTLHSTKPAHDADVNVMGPGRVTDVSFSGVSTQYLVEVPGADTLIVFAQNMTFGSDVKFGDEVWVSWGVGHGFGLDDDPADAPRFEADFDTRSIAAQRHLEGA, encoded by the coding sequence ATGACGACAGACACTTTTGCGGAGAGTGGTGCCGACCTCGAGTTGGTGGGAATCCATAAACGCTTTCCCGGCTTCACCGCGATTGAAGAACTCAATCTCACGATCCCCGCAGGGTCATTTTTTGCATTGCTCGGCCCATCGGGGTGCGGCAAGACCACAACGTTGCGACTAGTCGCTGGCCTTGAGGCTCCGACGGCCGGGCGAATCCTGCTCGGCGGAACTGACGTGACCAACCAGAAGTCGTTCCAGCGCCCCGTCAACACGGTGTTTCAGAGCTACGCGCTATTCCCGCACATGACCGTGCTTGAAAACGTTGCTTTCGGATTGCGCCGCCGCAAGATGGCCGATCCCTTAGGCAAAGCGCACGAAGTGCTGCGTCTGGTCGAGCTTGACCATCTCGCTAGCCGGCGACCTCAGCAGCTCTCCGGAGGGCAGCAGCAGCGCGTTGCTCTGGCACGTGCCATCGTCAATCGGCCAGCACTGCTTCTGCTCGATGAACCGCTAGGAGCACTCGACCTCAAGTTGCGTCGCCAGATGCAGCTTGAGCTCAAGACCATCCAAGAGGATGTCGGCCTTACGTTCCTGCACGTGACCCACGATCAAGAAGAGGCCATGACTATGGCCGACACGATCGCCGTAATGAACAAGGGCCGCATCGAGCAGATGGGCGCCCCCCAAGAGCTCTACGAATTGCCGAGAACGTCGTTTGTGGCGAACTTCCTTGGCCAGTCCAATCTGTTCACCGGCCCGGTTGTCAGCACGACAAGCGCGGGTGTGGCAGTGGATGTCGCGGGTCACAAGATTGTGGTCCCCACCACCCGAGCCCATCGCACAACGGGCGAAATCACGATCGGCGTGCGCCCCGAGAAGCTGACCTTGCACTCCACAAAGCCCGCACATGACGCTGATGTCAACGTGATGGGCCCCGGCCGCGTCACGGATGTCTCGTTCAGCGGTGTGAGCACCCAGTATTTGGTTGAGGTTCCTGGCGCCGACACGCTCATTGTGTTCGCGCAAAACATGACCTTCGGCTCTGACGTCAAGTTCGGAGACGAAGTCTGGGTCAGTTGGGGCGTCGGCCACGGTTTCGGCCTTGACGACGATCCTGCGGATGCTCCGCGGTTCGAGGCTGACTTCGACACTCGCTCGATTGCCGCGCAGCGCCACCTCGAGGGTGCGTAG
- the pstA gene encoding phosphate ABC transporter permease PstA produces MTTTTPARPIENAYAAGQLPRWAPLLILISSLATFVVIFMFVQAGQPAGEFNVVGAVLLGVVLYGIVLVTVSRLVEGHRRATDRLVTTLVTLAFVIALLPLISLLYTVVVNGAARFDVDFFTLSLRNVVGAGGGAAHAIIGTLEMTLAASIISVPIGLLASIYLVEYGRGRLAQAITFFVDVMTGIPSIVAGLFAYSLIVMIFGPGVRVGIAGAVALSVLMIPVVVRSSEEMLRLVPNELREAAFALGVPKWLTILKVVLPTSIAGITTGVMLSIARVIGETAPLLVAAGFTNNFNYSLFSDRMQSLPVFVYSSYISQGTDAQAYIDRAWAGALTLILIVMALNLLARIIAKIFAPKTGR; encoded by the coding sequence ATGACTACCACTACACCAGCGCGCCCCATCGAGAACGCGTACGCCGCCGGGCAACTGCCCCGCTGGGCTCCACTGCTCATCCTGATCAGCAGCCTCGCTACCTTCGTCGTCATTTTTATGTTCGTTCAGGCCGGCCAGCCTGCTGGCGAGTTCAACGTCGTTGGCGCTGTGCTTCTCGGAGTCGTGCTCTACGGAATCGTTCTCGTGACCGTCTCACGGCTCGTTGAAGGCCACCGTCGCGCCACAGACCGCCTCGTGACGACTCTCGTCACCCTCGCGTTCGTTATCGCGCTCCTGCCCCTCATCTCGCTGCTCTACACGGTGGTCGTGAACGGTGCAGCCCGCTTCGACGTCGATTTCTTCACCCTCTCGCTGCGCAACGTTGTCGGTGCCGGCGGCGGAGCAGCCCACGCCATCATCGGAACCCTCGAGATGACCCTCGCCGCCAGCATCATCTCCGTGCCAATCGGGCTCCTCGCCTCGATCTACCTCGTCGAATACGGTCGCGGTCGCCTCGCCCAAGCCATCACGTTCTTCGTGGATGTCATGACCGGCATCCCCTCGATCGTTGCTGGCCTCTTCGCCTACTCCCTCATCGTGATGATCTTCGGCCCCGGCGTGCGCGTCGGAATCGCCGGCGCGGTCGCGCTGTCGGTGCTCATGATCCCCGTGGTCGTGCGCTCAAGCGAAGAAATGCTGCGACTCGTTCCCAACGAACTGCGTGAGGCCGCGTTTGCACTCGGTGTGCCCAAGTGGCTGACCATTCTGAAAGTTGTGCTGCCGACATCCATCGCCGGAATCACGACCGGTGTGATGCTCTCCATCGCCCGCGTGATCGGTGAAACCGCCCCGCTGCTTGTTGCCGCAGGCTTCACCAACAACTTCAACTACTCGCTGTTCAGCGACCGTATGCAGAGCTTGCCCGTGTTCGTGTACAGCTCCTACATTTCTCAGGGCACCGACGCCCAGGCCTACATTGATCGGGCGTGGGCTGGAGCACTCACCCTCATCCTGATCGTGATGGCTCTGAACCTCCTGGCACGCATCATCGCCAAGATCTTCGCCCCCAAGACCGGTCGATAA
- a CDS encoding Dyp-type peroxidase, translated as MSEPVEPDTSRRLSRRHLLWGGAAAAGVGAATAAGVSIVRGTSGSVAPTSSGDATTAGFTPQEAFEGAVPFYGTHQAGIETPAQSNAVFIALDLRDDIDASGLRRLMGVLTDDAARLTAGQPALADSEPELAVIPAQLTVTFGFGPRVVELAGKAAPAWLGPLPAFGIDQLDPAYCDGDLLIQIGANDPLTVTHTARMLLKDARSFALPRWSQSGFRRAAGAENPAATMRNLFGQLDGTGNPSPGTTEFSEAVWSTDVPSWMEGGTSFVLRRIAMDLDGWDKIDRLGREETIGRTLDTGAPLTGTVEGDEPDLEAKDRLGFPVIPAFAHVRRAKENEAANKMFRRGYNYDDTVLTGAESVSNSGLLFAAFQADVDKQFVPVQKALDTLDLLNTWTTPIGSAVFAIPPGCQEGGYTGDTLF; from the coding sequence TTGTCTGAACCAGTAGAGCCTGACACTTCGCGTCGGCTCTCGCGGCGGCACCTCCTCTGGGGCGGTGCCGCTGCGGCGGGTGTCGGCGCGGCAACAGCAGCCGGAGTGAGCATCGTTCGTGGCACTTCGGGTTCGGTCGCGCCGACGAGCTCGGGTGATGCCACGACTGCGGGTTTCACTCCGCAGGAGGCCTTCGAAGGTGCTGTGCCGTTCTACGGCACCCACCAGGCTGGCATCGAGACGCCAGCCCAGTCCAACGCCGTCTTTATCGCGCTCGATCTGCGCGACGATATCGACGCTTCTGGGTTGCGTCGCCTCATGGGCGTCTTGACGGATGACGCAGCTCGCCTCACGGCGGGGCAGCCCGCGTTGGCCGACTCCGAGCCTGAGCTCGCCGTCATCCCGGCGCAGCTCACGGTCACCTTCGGGTTCGGACCTCGCGTCGTCGAGCTGGCAGGCAAAGCAGCGCCCGCGTGGCTCGGCCCACTTCCGGCGTTCGGCATCGACCAGCTCGATCCCGCCTATTGCGATGGCGATCTCCTGATCCAGATCGGCGCTAACGACCCTCTGACGGTCACGCACACCGCGCGCATGCTGCTCAAGGATGCTCGGAGCTTCGCTCTACCGCGGTGGTCGCAGAGCGGCTTCCGTCGCGCTGCAGGAGCCGAGAATCCCGCCGCCACTATGCGCAATCTCTTCGGTCAGCTCGATGGCACTGGCAATCCTTCGCCCGGCACCACCGAGTTCAGCGAGGCGGTCTGGAGCACAGACGTTCCGTCGTGGATGGAGGGTGGCACGAGCTTCGTGTTGCGCCGTATCGCCATGGATCTCGATGGCTGGGACAAGATCGACCGCCTCGGCCGCGAGGAGACCATCGGTCGCACCCTCGACACCGGAGCGCCCCTCACCGGCACCGTTGAGGGCGACGAACCCGACTTGGAGGCGAAAGACAGATTGGGTTTCCCAGTCATCCCCGCCTTCGCCCATGTTCGTCGGGCGAAAGAAAACGAGGCGGCAAACAAGATGTTCCGTCGCGGCTACAACTACGACGACACGGTGCTCACGGGCGCCGAGAGCGTCTCCAACTCTGGGCTGCTCTTCGCGGCATTCCAAGCGGATGTCGATAAGCAGTTTGTTCCCGTGCAGAAGGCCCTCGACACGCTTGACCTGCTCAACACGTGGACCACACCCATCGGGTCAGCGGTCTTTGCTATTCCGCCCGGCTGCCAGGAGGGCGGCTACACCGGAGACACCCTCTTCTAG
- the pstC gene encoding phosphate ABC transporter permease subunit PstC codes for MTSTAAPRNRAKQRPGDRLFSGTALAAGALILAILAAVAAFLVIQGVPGIAADPETTSLLEGTNFWSYVGPLVFGTLWSAGLALIMAVPIAIGIALFISHYAPRPLAATLGYIIDLLAAVPSVVFGLWGGNVLAVGVQPAYSWLAENLSWIPFFAGPASGTGRTILTASIVLAVMILPIITAICREVFLQTPVLHEEAALALGATRWEMIKVAVLPFGRAGIISGAMLGLGRALGETMAVAMVLSASNVITFNVISSINPSTIAANIALSFPEAYGLNVNVLIATGLILFAITLIVNTIARYIVNRRKEFSGAN; via the coding sequence ATGACCTCGACTGCGGCCCCCCGTAATCGCGCGAAACAGCGCCCCGGAGACCGCCTCTTCTCCGGTACGGCCCTCGCTGCTGGCGCGCTCATCCTCGCGATTCTCGCAGCCGTCGCTGCCTTCCTCGTTATTCAGGGAGTTCCCGGAATCGCCGCGGACCCCGAAACCACGTCACTTCTCGAGGGAACGAACTTCTGGTCGTACGTCGGCCCGCTCGTCTTCGGAACCCTCTGGTCGGCTGGCTTGGCGCTCATCATGGCCGTGCCGATCGCCATCGGAATCGCCCTCTTCATCTCGCACTACGCACCACGACCGCTCGCAGCAACACTCGGCTACATCATCGACTTGCTCGCCGCGGTGCCGTCCGTAGTCTTCGGCCTCTGGGGCGGTAACGTTCTCGCAGTCGGAGTGCAACCTGCCTACTCCTGGCTTGCCGAAAACCTCAGCTGGATCCCCTTCTTCGCCGGCCCCGCCTCCGGCACCGGCCGCACCATCCTCACGGCTTCCATCGTTCTCGCCGTCATGATCTTGCCGATCATTACCGCCATCTGCCGCGAAGTCTTCCTCCAGACTCCCGTGCTCCACGAAGAAGCCGCTCTTGCTCTCGGCGCCACTCGCTGGGAAATGATCAAAGTCGCTGTGCTCCCCTTCGGTCGCGCCGGCATCATCTCAGGAGCCATGCTCGGCCTCGGTCGCGCCCTCGGCGAAACCATGGCTGTTGCTATGGTGCTATCGGCCTCCAACGTCATTACTTTCAACGTGATCAGCTCGATCAACCCCTCGACGATCGCCGCAAACATCGCACTGAGCTTCCCTGAGGCTTACGGACTCAATGTGAACGTACTGATCGCAACAGGCCTGATTCTGTTCGCCATCACGCTGATCGTCAATACGATCGCGCGCTACATCGTCAACCGCCGCAAGGAATTCTCGGGAGCGAACTGA